Within Aspergillus oryzae RIB40 DNA, chromosome 2, the genomic segment GTACATATAAGGTTGTCTGTTACAGGTCTTCGACAGTGACGTTAAATATAAACTATATGTAGTGCCCTAGACCAAACAGTGTGACCGTATGAGAGCTTTAGGTGATTATTAATCTCGATATACGCTTTATCTAATGCTTATGCGAGCTTTAGCTAATTATTCAAACCTAAACTCTACCTAAGTGGTATTAGATGCCACTAATTTTTCAAAACACATAATAGCTGGAGATAAGGGCAAATTCAGACTAATTTCCAATATTTAAAAGGGTCATTCCAGCTTTTGCCATATTGAGCTTTGAAAGTAACAACAGCTTCGTGGTTTTTTGTAAAGGTCAACACCGGTGAGAGAGCCGCACCAGCAGTCGTGAGGTCATCCAAAGTTTAGGGCCGGAAAACCGCTGACCACAGCCACGTGAAAAGTCTAGATCTATCCATAACCCACGAGGCGATACCGTGCCTTAGCAGTAATATCAAGAGCTCAGGATTGCAATAGGAGTCTTTGATTATCCCAGCGAGACGTGCATCCTACCATCATGGATCGCACTACATTCCCGGAGAATGGCAACATGCCACGGCCCAGGCCCGTTGTACAGCCTTTCGCCGGTAGAATCGGCGGCAACCAAGGGCTTGTAGTTGATCGCACTGACCCCGACAATGCGgatctcttgaagaaggtgCCTGATGCGGCACCGCTGATGACGTTTCGTGAGGGATTCGACCTGCGCGGATTTTGGGACATTGACCTCTGGAAGTTCGGCTTTATCGAATGCATGGGTGAGCGTTATGAAGTCACAAATTGAACCTCCAATTACAGAAAAGCTTACTTGAACCACCAGGtaccatgatgatggtgttcGTGACTTCTTGGATCGCAGTACGACCAGCTTCGGCTGCGACAAACGTCAGTGCTACTTCATCATCCGGCGTattctcaacctcaacatTTCTGGGACCACTGTTCGGAGGGATTAGCAACTGGCTATTCCTGACTctgttcatcttctccttttcaaATGTCAGTGGTAGTCACCTCAACCCGACCATTACGCTGGCTACCTTCTTCGCACGTTTGATATCACTCCCTCGAATGGTCATTTACCTTCTAGGTCAAACCCTTGGCGGTACCTTGGCTGGGCTTATTCTTCGAAGCGCGT encodes:
- a CDS encoding uncharacterized protein (predicted protein), producing MDRTTFPENGNMPRPRPVVQPFAGRIGGNQGLVVDRTDPDNADLLKKVPDAAPLMTFREGFDLRGFWDIDLWKFGFIECMGTMMMVFVTSWIAVRPASAATNVSATSSSGVFSTSTFLGPLFGGISNWLFLTLFIFSFSNVSGSHLNPTITLATFFARLISLPRMVIYLLGQTLGGTLAGLILRSAYGSRDFTVGGCAVNTRLVPVDEAFLLEFIFCLVLIFLSFGVGLDPRQSSIYGAALSPFLVGMTLGVVSWGSSFTRAGYAGACQYILDTLRSGEVGRTWLLNDMLTHYPHDSIKSGPMLWRLCSYQLSGIPLDSMGRSSRCLHRAWYCLLCRTSLGALKVAYNAAVAEC